One stretch of Roseimicrobium sp. ORNL1 DNA includes these proteins:
- a CDS encoding SGNH/GDSL hydrolase family protein: protein MTTRLRLRPILLAGLLAALSLPAFSETKTSTVPQGVGIKLPPNTKLAIVGDSITEQKQYSKFIEVYLLASAGRPDIKVFQYGWSGERAGGFAARMENDLSTFQPTAMTLCYGMNDGSYVAFNPGIGNEYEKNMRAILTTAAKLGVTGIVAGSPGAVDTKYYASKATGPDIYNDNLAHLRDIDAKLAAEYKTGFANVHDEMINAMTKAKATLGADYDVCGRDGVHPNSNGQLLMALAFLKSLGVDGNIGTITIDMKGNATASEGHKVLSSANGTAELESTRWPFCFEGDAKGGSRSILPFCDFNEKLNRYTLQVKNLSAPKAKVTWGKETKEFTKEQLASGINLAAEFSSTPFDSAFSKFSGAVGTKQALETVMIKNLITQFRSFANDVKEDPEFGTALELLKKKMTVKQQNLDTEARKLLVPVKHTLKVEEVK, encoded by the coding sequence ATGACAACCCGCCTCCGACTCCGCCCCATCCTCCTCGCCGGCCTCCTTGCCGCCCTCTCACTCCCCGCCTTCAGTGAAACGAAGACAAGCACCGTGCCGCAAGGCGTAGGCATCAAGCTCCCGCCGAACACCAAGCTCGCCATCGTCGGTGACTCCATCACGGAGCAGAAGCAGTATTCCAAGTTCATCGAGGTCTACCTGCTCGCCAGCGCCGGACGTCCGGACATCAAGGTCTTCCAGTACGGCTGGAGCGGGGAGCGCGCGGGCGGATTCGCGGCGCGCATGGAGAATGACCTCTCCACCTTCCAGCCCACCGCCATGACCCTGTGCTACGGCATGAATGACGGCAGCTACGTGGCCTTCAATCCCGGCATCGGCAACGAGTACGAGAAGAACATGCGTGCCATCCTCACCACCGCGGCGAAGCTCGGCGTGACCGGCATCGTGGCAGGCTCCCCCGGCGCGGTGGATACCAAGTACTACGCGAGCAAGGCCACCGGCCCCGATATCTACAACGACAACCTCGCCCACCTGCGCGACATCGACGCGAAGCTCGCCGCCGAATACAAGACCGGCTTCGCCAATGTGCATGACGAGATGATCAACGCCATGACCAAGGCCAAGGCCACCCTCGGCGCGGATTACGATGTGTGCGGTCGCGATGGCGTGCACCCGAACTCCAACGGCCAGCTCCTCATGGCGCTCGCCTTCCTGAAGTCCCTCGGCGTGGATGGTAACATCGGCACCATCACCATCGACATGAAGGGCAACGCCACCGCCAGCGAAGGCCACAAGGTCCTGAGCAGCGCAAATGGCACCGCGGAACTCGAAAGCACCCGCTGGCCCTTCTGTTTCGAAGGCGATGCCAAGGGCGGCAGCCGCAGCATCCTTCCCTTCTGCGACTTCAACGAAAAGCTGAACCGCTACACTCTGCAGGTGAAGAACCTCTCCGCACCCAAGGCCAAGGTCACCTGGGGCAAGGAAACGAAGGAGTTCACCAAGGAACAACTCGCCTCCGGCATCAACCTCGCCGCTGAGTTCAGCAGCACGCCCTTCGACAGCGCCTTCTCCAAGTTCTCCGGAGCCGTGGGTACGAAGCAAGCCCTCGAAACCGTGATGATCAAAAACCTCATCACCCAGTTCCGCTCCTTCGCCAACGACGTGAAGGAAGACCCGGAATTCGGCACCGCGCTCGAACTGCTCAAAAAGAAGATGACCGTCAAGCAGCAGAACCTCGACACCGAAGCCCGCAAACTCCTCGTGCCCGTGAAGCACACGCTCAAGGTGGAAGAAGTGAAGTAA
- a CDS encoding IS3 family transposase: MILQLQRQTGGSVRKICDVLELPRSSFYHVAKSASSHEQDARLGELIEEIFKRNRHRYGYRRIHEELRDHGIVCAPSKLRRILKTRGLKAIQPKNYLPKTSDGRADRPSANLLAQQPVPQKPGEAWVADITFIPTTANWLYLAVVMDLGSRRIVGWSLASHMRAELVVHALEQALQTHPKASGIVFHSDRGSQYGSTAFRSVLTRAGLRQSMSGRANPYDNAWTESFMGTLKREMLQGGRFEDLTDARLELFEYIEGYYNNQRKHSAIGYLTPNQFETQSRNLN; the protein is encoded by the coding sequence ATGATCCTGCAACTCCAGCGCCAGACCGGTGGGAGTGTGCGCAAGATCTGCGACGTCCTGGAGCTGCCCCGCAGCAGCTTTTACCATGTGGCGAAGTCTGCCTCCAGCCATGAGCAAGACGCTCGTCTGGGTGAACTCATCGAGGAGATCTTCAAACGCAACCGGCACCGCTATGGCTACCGCAGGATCCATGAGGAACTGCGCGACCATGGCATCGTGTGTGCACCCTCCAAGCTGCGCCGCATCCTCAAAACACGGGGCCTCAAGGCCATCCAACCCAAGAACTACCTGCCCAAAACCAGCGATGGCCGGGCAGACCGTCCCTCTGCCAATCTGTTGGCCCAGCAGCCTGTGCCGCAGAAGCCCGGCGAGGCCTGGGTCGCAGACATCACCTTCATTCCCACTACGGCAAACTGGCTCTATCTGGCCGTGGTCATGGATTTGGGCTCGCGTCGCATTGTGGGCTGGAGTCTGGCGTCACACATGCGTGCAGAACTCGTCGTCCACGCCTTGGAACAAGCCCTGCAAACCCATCCCAAAGCCAGCGGCATTGTCTTCCACAGCGACCGGGGCAGCCAGTATGGCAGCACGGCCTTCCGTTCCGTGCTCACGCGTGCCGGCCTGCGCCAGAGCATGTCGGGGCGAGCCAACCCCTATGACAATGCGTGGACAGAGTCCTTCATGGGTACCCTCAAGCGCGAGATGCTTCAAGGAGGCCGCTTTGAAGATCTCACCGATGCACGACTGGAACTCTTTGAGTACATCGAGGGCTACTACAACAACCAGCGCAAGCACTCCGCCATCGGTTACCTCACCCCCAATCAGTTTGAGACCCAATCCAGAAACCTAAACTAA
- a CDS encoding transposase yields MSTVTRKKRYSSDFKTHAVELVRMGKSVSEVAEELGIGTGILYRWTRSQRQPVQLVGADLRAGGEEGEANELHRLRREIANLRLENDILKKAAVILGTPQPSKPAK; encoded by the coding sequence ATGAGTACCGTGACCCGAAAAAAGCGTTACAGCAGTGATTTTAAAACCCATGCCGTGGAGTTGGTCCGCATGGGCAAGAGTGTGTCCGAGGTGGCTGAAGAACTCGGCATTGGCACTGGCATCCTTTACCGTTGGACCCGGTCCCAAAGGCAGCCGGTGCAGCTCGTAGGCGCAGACCTCCGAGCCGGAGGCGAGGAGGGCGAAGCCAACGAGCTGCACCGGCTGCGGCGTGAAATCGCCAACCTGCGTCTGGAGAACGACATTTTAAAAAAGGCCGCTGTCATCCTGGGCACGCCACAACCGTCCAAACCCGCGAAATGA
- a CDS encoding aldolase/citrate lyase family protein, which produces MSDPSAAHRTRLGTWLSIGSPVIAELAAGVGYDWVLMDLEHGCESEAAIPSQLRALRGSITSAIVRVGAPHPDLIGRVLDWGARGIMVPHVNDAEAAQACVEAMHYPPVGKRGISRSARVYGYGLNLPEASPPPPVFMAQIETIDGVVNAASIAAVEGVDVLFVGPADLQFDLRARPNEIAEGYDDCLKHVVTVAHAAGKEAGILVRKASDLPGLLEMGFTCLAMDSDLALIRSGMQAGLEKARKAVIGRRGE; this is translated from the coding sequence ATGAGCGACCCCTCCGCCGCCCACCGCACCCGTCTTGGCACCTGGCTTTCCATCGGCTCCCCTGTGATTGCCGAGCTCGCTGCGGGCGTAGGTTATGACTGGGTGCTCATGGATCTGGAGCACGGCTGCGAATCGGAAGCCGCCATCCCTTCGCAACTGCGCGCCCTGCGTGGCTCGATCACGTCAGCCATCGTGCGCGTCGGTGCGCCGCATCCCGACCTCATCGGTCGCGTGCTCGACTGGGGCGCCCGTGGCATCATGGTCCCGCATGTGAATGACGCCGAGGCCGCACAGGCCTGCGTAGAGGCCATGCACTACCCGCCCGTGGGAAAGCGCGGTATCTCCCGCTCCGCCCGCGTGTACGGCTACGGCTTGAATCTGCCCGAGGCCTCTCCACCCCCGCCCGTCTTCATGGCGCAGATTGAGACCATCGATGGCGTGGTGAACGCCGCCTCCATCGCCGCCGTGGAGGGTGTGGATGTCCTCTTCGTGGGACCCGCGGATTTGCAGTTCGACCTTCGCGCCCGTCCGAATGAAATCGCGGAAGGCTACGATGATTGCCTCAAGCACGTCGTCACCGTCGCCCACGCCGCCGGAAAAGAAGCCGGCATTCTCGTGCGCAAGGCCTCCGACCTGCCGGGCCTCCTTGAGATGGGCTTCACCTGCCTCGCCATGGATTCCGACCTCGCGTTGATTCGCAGTGGCATGCAGGCGGGCTTGGAGAAGGCGAGGAAAGCCGTGATCGGGCGACGGGGGGAGTGA
- a CDS encoding phosphotransferase, which yields MKRSPLLSHPRSHIHYWKCDRPAAFHGTQETRDHAALEQQLLDVLRPHAIGKHLSLEPTGSQGNHVTWLLKTEARNFFIRVEDGPDRDDYIEVESRVLQEVRFLGIRAPQVYIVDATRTDVPFAWQVMDHIPHPDLNHWEKEGVLDLRQAAASIGAAVAKWQALQPTGFGPFNPQALRDIDDLVGFHDKYADYFLMRLDRHLHYLVEQEFLSLDEAREIRNEIEKHEKLLDLKQGCLVHKDLALWNILGTETQIEAYIDWDDAVSGDAMDDLSLLACFHEGDVIEAAMLGYASVRPLPPEHRRRFWLHLLRNMLVKSVIRVGAGYFKRTDGFFLIGSGSSGADLRTFTRERLFRALHGLREDLEVSQL from the coding sequence GTGAAACGCTCTCCTCTGCTCTCCCATCCGCGCAGTCACATCCACTACTGGAAATGTGACCGCCCGGCTGCCTTCCACGGCACCCAGGAAACGCGGGACCACGCCGCCCTGGAGCAGCAGCTCCTGGACGTGCTGCGCCCGCACGCCATTGGGAAACACCTTTCCTTGGAGCCCACGGGCAGCCAGGGAAATCACGTCACCTGGCTGCTGAAGACGGAGGCCCGCAACTTCTTCATCCGCGTGGAGGACGGACCGGACCGGGACGACTACATCGAGGTGGAGTCCCGCGTGCTGCAGGAGGTGCGCTTCCTCGGCATCCGCGCCCCGCAGGTGTACATCGTGGATGCCACCCGCACCGACGTGCCTTTTGCCTGGCAGGTCATGGATCACATCCCCCACCCCGACCTCAATCACTGGGAGAAAGAGGGTGTGCTGGACCTGAGGCAGGCAGCCGCGTCCATCGGCGCCGCTGTGGCGAAGTGGCAGGCGCTGCAGCCCACGGGCTTCGGCCCCTTCAATCCCCAGGCGCTGCGGGATATCGATGACCTGGTGGGGTTCCACGACAAATACGCGGACTACTTCCTCATGCGGCTGGACCGCCACCTGCACTACCTCGTGGAGCAGGAGTTTCTCTCTCTGGATGAAGCGCGGGAGATTCGCAATGAAATCGAAAAACATGAGAAGCTGCTCGACCTGAAACAGGGCTGCCTGGTGCACAAGGACCTTGCCCTTTGGAACATCCTCGGCACCGAGACACAAATCGAAGCTTACATCGACTGGGATGATGCGGTCTCCGGCGATGCCATGGATGACCTGTCCCTGCTGGCCTGCTTTCACGAGGGAGACGTCATTGAGGCCGCGATGCTCGGCTACGCCTCCGTGCGCCCCCTGCCACCGGAGCATCGCCGCCGCTTCTGGCTGCACCTGCTGCGGAACATGCTCGTGAAGTCCGTCATCCGCGTGGGCGCAGGCTACTTCAAGCGCACGGATGGCTTTTTCCTCATCGGCTCCGGCAGCTCCGGGGCGGACCTGCGGACCTTCACGCGAGAACGACTGTTCCGCGCCTTGCATGGACTCCGGGAGGACCTAGAAGTCTCCCAACTATGA
- a CDS encoding bile acid:sodium symporter family protein, translating to MTRFTNLYPVWLVGGALLSLWRPSDFMWFTGPWITWALTLVMLGMGFTLTIEDFKRLFRMPGSLTLGFLAHYTIMPLTGWGLAHLLDLEKGFAVGLILVASCPSGTASNVISYLAKADVALAVSVTLTSTLLAFIATPLWCQWLVGHRVPVDAWGLSLSTMQIVVAPVLIGVLSNWLFPRQVAKISRFGPVVSVIALVLITCGIVSNNAAAVMANAGKLLVAAVLLHVLGFVLGYVVARVLGYPELVARTVSIEVGMQNGGLAAALAKKNFPMEPLAAVPAVFSSVVQNIVGSLAAAWWRRHPVNPQVVETSSKRSS from the coding sequence ATGACCCGCTTCACCAACCTCTACCCCGTCTGGCTCGTGGGCGGAGCGCTGCTCTCGCTCTGGCGGCCTTCAGACTTCATGTGGTTCACCGGACCCTGGATTACCTGGGCGCTCACGCTCGTGATGCTCGGCATGGGCTTCACGCTCACCATTGAGGACTTCAAGCGCCTCTTCCGCATGCCCGGCTCGCTCACCTTGGGGTTCCTCGCGCACTACACCATCATGCCGCTTACGGGCTGGGGCCTCGCTCATCTGCTCGACTTGGAAAAAGGCTTCGCCGTGGGCCTCATCCTCGTCGCCTCGTGTCCCTCCGGCACCGCGTCGAATGTCATCAGCTACCTGGCGAAGGCGGATGTGGCACTCGCGGTTTCCGTCACGCTCACATCCACGCTGCTGGCCTTCATCGCCACGCCGCTGTGGTGCCAGTGGCTTGTGGGTCATCGCGTGCCGGTTGACGCATGGGGCCTGAGCCTTTCCACGATGCAGATCGTGGTGGCCCCCGTGCTCATCGGTGTGTTGAGTAATTGGCTCTTCCCCCGGCAGGTCGCAAAAATCTCGCGCTTCGGTCCTGTCGTTTCCGTCATCGCCCTGGTGCTCATCACGTGTGGCATCGTCTCCAACAACGCCGCTGCCGTCATGGCCAATGCCGGCAAGCTCCTCGTCGCCGCCGTGCTGCTGCATGTGCTCGGCTTCGTGCTGGGCTACGTCGTGGCCCGCGTGCTAGGCTACCCGGAACTGGTCGCCCGCACCGTTTCCATCGAGGTGGGCATGCAGAATGGCGGGCTCGCCGCCGCGCTGGCGAAAAAGAATTTCCCCATGGAGCCGCTGGCCGCCGTGCCTGCGGTCTTCAGCAGCGTGGTGCAGAATATCGTGGGCAGCCTCGCCGCCGCTTGGTGGAGGAGACACCCCGTCAACCCACAAGTTGTTGAAACTTCTTCAAAGCGGAGCTCCTGA